Proteins encoded in a region of the Pseudomonas sp. GOM7 genome:
- a CDS encoding sarcosine oxidase subunit delta has product MKIMPCPLNGPRNINEFTYGGELKRMPDPNTCSDAEWADYVFNSENRAGVVTEWWMHNASSYWFLAERHTVSDEILRTFDPKELFDRRVDFAAPAKLQEVSA; this is encoded by the coding sequence ATGAAGATCATGCCCTGCCCGCTCAACGGGCCTCGCAATATCAACGAATTCACCTACGGCGGCGAACTCAAGCGCATGCCCGATCCGAACACCTGCTCGGACGCCGAATGGGCCGACTACGTGTTCAACAGCGAGAACCGCGCCGGCGTCGTCACCGAGTGGTGGATGCACAACGCCTCCAGCTACTGGTTCCTGGCCGAACGCCACACCGTCAGCGACGAGATCCTGCGCACCTTCGACCCCAAGGAACTGTTCGACCGCCGCGTCGATTTCGCCGCGCCTGCCAAACTCCAGGAGGTGAGCGC